Proteins from a genomic interval of Lysobacter arenosi:
- the murL gene encoding UDP-N-acetyl-alpha-D-muramoyl-L-alanyl-L-glutamate epimerase, with product MSEWKFKRDAIRAFRFVRCEFDAQTGVAQLVYAFDDGPELIETVTVPGAPFVLEGERAAAVERALRLLHLFTGVSYYKAAVPEQILIDSYDIDADTAALLELLYVNGLGEFAYRNGLNLHGRIKFPVGGASAPAAPALGLRHHALVAIGGGKDSLVSIEALRALGVEQTVTWIGGSQLIRACAERTGLPTFNIGRSLAPQLFDYNREGAWNGHIPVTAINSMIMLFAALLLGVDQVVFSNERSASYGSLIEGTGEVNHQWSKGWACESAIGDHVQRHIAADLHYYSLLRPLSELAVARQFTRTDRYDAHFSSCNRNFHILGERPANRWCGVCPKCHFVFLALAPFMPKPRLMGIFGRNLLDDPAQTAGYDALLEYQDHKPFECVGEGRESRAAMAALTVRPEWREDALVERFATEIRPQLDAEDLRIEPLLVIDDEQRIPPALWERLRAHLAA from the coding sequence ATGAGTGAGTGGAAATTCAAACGTGACGCCATCCGCGCGTTCCGGTTCGTGCGCTGCGAGTTCGATGCGCAGACCGGCGTGGCGCAGTTGGTGTATGCCTTCGACGATGGTCCGGAGCTGATCGAAACGGTCACGGTTCCCGGCGCGCCGTTCGTGCTCGAAGGCGAGCGCGCGGCGGCGGTCGAACGCGCGCTGCGCCTGCTGCACCTGTTCACCGGCGTGAGCTACTACAAGGCGGCAGTACCCGAACAGATCCTGATCGACAGCTACGACATCGACGCCGACACGGCAGCGCTGCTGGAACTGCTGTACGTCAACGGCCTGGGCGAGTTCGCTTACCGCAACGGCCTGAACCTGCACGGCAGGATCAAGTTCCCGGTGGGCGGAGCTTCTGCTCCCGCCGCACCGGCGCTTGGCCTGCGTCACCACGCCCTCGTCGCCATCGGCGGCGGCAAGGACTCGTTGGTCAGCATCGAGGCGCTGCGCGCGCTGGGCGTGGAGCAGACCGTGACCTGGATCGGCGGTTCGCAGCTGATCCGCGCCTGCGCCGAGCGCACCGGCCTGCCGACGTTCAACATCGGTCGCTCGCTGGCTCCGCAGTTGTTCGACTACAACCGCGAAGGCGCCTGGAACGGCCACATCCCGGTGACGGCGATCAACTCGATGATCATGCTGTTCGCCGCGCTGCTGCTGGGCGTCGACCAGGTGGTGTTCTCCAACGAGCGTTCGGCCAGCTACGGCAGCCTGATCGAAGGCACCGGCGAAGTGAACCACCAGTGGTCCAAGGGCTGGGCGTGCGAGTCGGCGATCGGCGACCACGTGCAGCGGCACATCGCCGCCGACCTGCATTACTACTCGCTGCTGCGACCGCTCAGCGAACTCGCCGTGGCCCGGCAGTTCACCCGCACCGATCGCTACGACGCGCATTTCAGCAGCTGCAACCGCAACTTCCACATCCTCGGCGAACGCCCGGCCAACCGCTGGTGCGGCGTCTGCCCGAAGTGCCATTTCGTCTTCCTGGCGCTGGCGCCGTTCATGCCCAAACCGCGACTGATGGGCATCTTCGGCCGCAACCTGCTCGACGATCCGGCGCAGACGGCCGGCTACGATGCACTGCTCGAGTACCAGGACCACAAGCCGTTCGAATGCGTCGGCGAAGGCCGCGAATCGCGCGCCGCCATGGCCGCACTGACCGTGCGTCCGGAGTGGCGCGAGGACGCCCTGGTCGAGCGCTTCGCCACCGAGATCCGTCCGCAGCTCGATGCGGAAGACCTGCGCATCGAACCGCTGCTGGTGATCGACGACGAGCAGCGCATTCCGCCCGCGTTGTGGGAACGCCTGCGTGCGCATCTCGCAGCTTGA
- the murD gene encoding UDP-N-acetylmuramoyl-L-alanine--D-glutamate ligase translates to MRISQLEGRRVALWGWGREGRAAYHAIRSRLTQLPLTLFCSRDEAAEVAALADPALTTETEASTERLSAFDVVVKSPGISPYGNEASAAAARGTRFIGGTALWFGEHARSDGVVAGSICVTGTKGKSTTTALLAHLLRCGGHVTALAGNIGMPLLEVLDPKQSPEFWAIELSSYQTGDVAASGAHPQVAVVLNVFPEHLDWHGSHERYVEDKLRLLTHAAPAIAVLNSNDARLVAAGVAASRDAGTDVRWFGDRNGWHLREDALYRGDTWVMDTRSLPLPGRHNRGNLCAVLTAIEALGLDAVALAPHAADFQPLPHRLQTIGTRDGITYVNDSISTTPHASLAALDCFGDRRVALLVGGHDRGLPWEEFAEAMRMQAPAAVITMGQNGPRIHALLAAIASESGFHLSAAVDLADAMAQARAVLGEEGVVLLSPGAPSFGPYRDYVARGRHFAELAGFDPDMISAIAGIGVS, encoded by the coding sequence GTGCGCATCTCGCAGCTTGAAGGCCGCAGGGTCGCGTTGTGGGGCTGGGGCCGCGAGGGCCGCGCGGCCTACCACGCGATCCGTTCGCGCCTGACACAGCTGCCGCTGACGCTGTTCTGTTCGCGCGATGAGGCCGCCGAGGTCGCTGCGCTGGCAGACCCGGCGCTCACCACCGAAACCGAGGCCAGCACCGAGCGCCTGTCGGCATTCGACGTGGTGGTGAAGTCGCCGGGCATCAGTCCCTACGGCAACGAAGCCAGCGCTGCCGCCGCGCGCGGCACCCGCTTCATCGGCGGCACCGCGCTGTGGTTCGGCGAGCATGCGCGCAGCGACGGCGTGGTCGCCGGCTCCATCTGCGTGACCGGGACCAAGGGCAAGAGCACCACCACCGCGCTGCTGGCGCACCTGCTGCGCTGCGGCGGTCATGTCACCGCGCTCGCCGGGAACATCGGCATGCCGCTGCTGGAGGTGCTCGATCCGAAGCAGTCGCCCGAGTTCTGGGCGATCGAGCTGTCGAGCTACCAGACCGGCGATGTCGCCGCGAGCGGCGCGCACCCGCAGGTCGCGGTGGTGCTGAACGTGTTCCCCGAGCACCTGGACTGGCACGGCTCGCACGAGCGTTACGTCGAGGACAAGCTGCGCCTGCTGACCCATGCCGCGCCTGCGATCGCCGTGCTCAACAGCAACGACGCGCGACTGGTCGCTGCCGGCGTCGCCGCCAGTCGCGATGCCGGCACCGACGTGCGCTGGTTCGGCGATCGCAACGGTTGGCACCTGCGCGAAGACGCGCTGTACCGCGGCGACACCTGGGTGATGGACACGCGCAGCTTGCCGCTGCCCGGGCGCCACAACCGCGGCAACCTCTGCGCCGTGCTGACGGCGATCGAAGCGCTGGGCCTGGATGCGGTGGCACTTGCTCCGCACGCCGCCGATTTCCAGCCGCTGCCACATCGCCTGCAAACGATTGGCACGCGTGACGGCATCACCTACGTCAACGATTCGATCAGCACCACGCCGCACGCCAGCCTGGCCGCGCTCGACTGCTTCGGCGATCGCCGCGTGGCACTGCTGGTGGGCGGGCACGATCGCGGTCTGCCGTGGGAGGAGTTCGCCGAGGCGATGCGCATGCAGGCGCCGGCGGCAGTGATCACGATGGGCCAGAACGGACCGCGCATCCATGCGCTGCTGGCCGCCATCGCCAGCGAGTCCGGCTTCCATCTCAGTGCCGCGGTCGACCTGGCCGATGCGATGGCGCAGGCACGCGCGGTGTTGGGCGAGGAGGGCGTCGTCCTGCTTTCGCCGGGAGCGCCGAGCTTCGGCCCCTATCGCGACTACGTCGCGCGCGGTCGCCATTTCGCCGAGTTGGCCGGCTTCGATCCGGACATGATCAGCGCCATAGCAGGGATAGGCGTTTCCTGA
- a CDS encoding dienelactone hydrolase family protein — MQRLMLAAVLSLCSLPAMAAMVEKPVDWTIGKDTFTGVLVYDGTNAIKRPGLVMVPNWKGINPAAIEKARQIAGDDYVVLVADVYGSKIRPTTDEEAGKVAGPLREDRATLRARAEKSVAVLKEQAGKVPLDATRIGALGFCFGGTTALELVRGGDELAGVVSLHGALATPVPTKDDGARTPVLVLNGADDRSVTDEDIAAFEKEMDAAGADWQFVNFSGAVHCFAEPEANNPPGCAYNERAAKRAYEMMFDFFRERFAAK; from the coding sequence ATGCAACGCCTGATGCTCGCTGCTGTCCTGTCGCTTTGCTCGCTGCCTGCCATGGCAGCGATGGTCGAGAAGCCGGTTGACTGGACGATCGGCAAGGACACGTTCACCGGTGTCCTCGTCTACGACGGCACCAACGCGATCAAGCGCCCGGGCCTGGTGATGGTGCCGAACTGGAAAGGCATCAATCCGGCCGCGATAGAAAAGGCCAGGCAGATCGCCGGCGACGATTACGTCGTGCTGGTGGCCGACGTCTACGGCAGCAAGATCCGGCCGACGACCGATGAAGAGGCGGGCAAGGTTGCCGGACCGCTGCGGGAGGATCGTGCGACGTTGCGCGCACGGGCCGAGAAGTCGGTCGCAGTGTTGAAGGAGCAGGCCGGAAAGGTCCCGCTCGATGCAACGCGGATCGGTGCGCTCGGCTTCTGCTTCGGCGGCACGACCGCGCTCGAACTGGTGCGCGGCGGCGACGAGCTGGCCGGCGTGGTCAGTCTGCACGGCGCGCTTGCCACGCCGGTGCCGACGAAGGATGACGGTGCGCGCACGCCGGTGCTGGTGCTCAATGGCGCCGACGACCGCAGCGTCACCGACGAGGACATCGCCGCATTCGAGAAGGAGATGGATGCGGCCGGCGCCGACTGGCAGTTCGTCAATTTCAGCGGCGCGGTGCACTGCTTTGCCGAGCCCGAAGCGAACAATCCGCCGGGCTGCGCCTACAACGAGCGCGCCGCCAAGCGCGCCTACGAGATGATGTTCGACTTCTTCCGCGAGCGCTTCGCCGCGAAATGA
- a CDS encoding polyprenyl synthetase family protein, with protein sequence MQSSPTLLAVPDLVAIQALAREDMAAVDALIRRRLASDVVLINQVAEYIVGAGGKRLRPMLLLLATGALGGRNGEGIGADAHQLAAVVEFIHTATLLHDDVVDESDLRRGRRTANAVWGNAASVLVGDFLYSRSFQLMVELERMPVMQILADTTNRIAEGEVLQLLHVRNPDTDEAAYLRVIERKTAVLFAAATRLGALLCDADEATCDAMHDYGLNLGYAFQIADDVLDYASDAQTLGKNLGDDLAEGKATLPLIHAIAHSDEATRALLRAAIEQGDTGALPQVLAAIHATGGLDYSRRRASEYAQAAERALDGLEDNDYTAALRGLARYAVSRDH encoded by the coding sequence ATGCAATCCAGCCCCACGCTCCTGGCCGTCCCCGACCTGGTCGCCATCCAGGCCCTGGCCCGCGAGGACATGGCGGCCGTCGATGCGCTGATCCGGCGCCGGCTCGCCTCGGACGTGGTCCTGATCAACCAGGTCGCCGAATACATCGTTGGCGCGGGCGGGAAGCGCCTGCGGCCGATGCTGCTATTGCTCGCCACGGGCGCCCTGGGCGGTCGCAATGGCGAGGGCATCGGCGCCGACGCGCACCAGCTGGCGGCCGTGGTCGAGTTCATCCATACCGCGACGCTGCTGCACGACGACGTGGTCGACGAGTCGGACCTGCGCCGTGGCCGTCGCACCGCCAATGCGGTGTGGGGCAATGCCGCCAGCGTGCTGGTCGGCGACTTCCTGTATTCGCGCAGCTTCCAGCTGATGGTCGAGCTGGAGCGCATGCCGGTCATGCAGATCCTCGCCGACACCACCAATCGCATCGCCGAAGGCGAGGTGCTGCAACTGCTGCACGTGCGCAACCCCGACACCGACGAAGCCGCCTACCTGCGCGTGATCGAGCGCAAGACGGCGGTGCTGTTCGCCGCAGCGACGCGGCTCGGCGCGCTGCTCTGCGACGCCGACGAGGCGACCTGCGATGCCATGCACGACTACGGCCTCAACCTGGGCTATGCCTTCCAGATTGCCGACGACGTGCTCGACTACGCCTCCGATGCGCAGACCCTGGGCAAGAACCTCGGCGACGACCTGGCCGAGGGCAAGGCAACGCTGCCGCTGATCCACGCCATCGCCCACAGCGACGAGGCGACGCGGGCGTTGCTGCGCGCCGCCATCGAACAGGGCGATACCGGTGCACTGCCGCAGGTTCTGGCAGCGATCCACGCCACCGGCGGCCTCGACTACAGCCGCCGCCGCGCCAGCGAATACGCGCAGGCCGCCGAGCGTGCGCTCGACGGCCTGGAAGACAACGACTACACGGCAGCGCTGCGCGGATTGGCGCGGTACGCGGTCAGCCGCGACCACTGA
- a CDS encoding DUF5076 domain-containing protein, with protein sequence MEEVRTITTTGQESLVEALAMPKGVEADPASFEILRLWVANGRLSMNLRHDIEGEAEDFGILLADLFSHACCKYAQRSGRSLMECREGMLLGFLQHTHARIRCGGLTGH encoded by the coding sequence ATGGAAGAGGTCAGGACGATCACGACAACCGGCCAGGAGAGCCTCGTCGAGGCTCTCGCCATGCCCAAAGGGGTCGAGGCCGACCCCGCTTCGTTCGAGATTCTTCGCTTGTGGGTGGCCAATGGCCGCCTGTCCATGAACCTGCGCCACGATATCGAGGGCGAAGCGGAGGATTTCGGGATCCTGCTGGCCGACCTTTTCAGCCACGCCTGCTGCAAGTACGCCCAGCGCAGTGGTCGGTCCCTTATGGAATGCCGGGAAGGGATGCTGCTGGGATTTCTCCAGCACACCCACGCCCGCATCCGCTGCGGCGGCCTGACCGGGCACTGA
- the ssb gene encoding single-stranded DNA-binding protein — MARGINKVILVGNLGDDPETKYTQGGMAVTKARLATTSVRKDREGNTQERTEWHRVTFFGKLGEIAGEYLRKGSQVYVEGSIRYDKYTGQDGVERYSTDIIADEMQMLGGRGEGGGGGGGAGRGEFRGGGDRSERPARAPARQESAPRREAPAAKSNDFADDFADDDIPF; from the coding sequence ATGGCACGTGGCATCAACAAGGTGATCCTGGTCGGCAATCTCGGTGACGATCCGGAAACCAAGTACACCCAGGGCGGCATGGCCGTGACGAAGGCCCGCCTGGCCACCACCAGCGTGCGCAAGGACCGTGAGGGCAACACCCAGGAGCGCACCGAATGGCACCGGGTGACCTTCTTCGGAAAGCTTGGCGAGATCGCCGGCGAGTACCTGCGCAAGGGTAGCCAGGTCTACGTCGAAGGCTCGATCCGCTACGACAAGTACACCGGCCAGGACGGTGTCGAGCGTTACTCCACCGACATCATTGCCGACGAGATGCAGATGCTCGGTGGCCGTGGTGAAGGCGGCGGTGGCGGCGGTGGTGCCGGCCGCGGTGAGTTCCGCGGTGGCGGCGATCGCAGCGAGCGTCCGGCCCGCGCGCCGGCGCGGCAGGAATCGGCACCGCGTCGCGAGGCGCCGGCCGCCAAGTCCAACGACTTCGCCGATGATTTCGCCGACGACGATATCCCGTTCTGA
- the rfbB gene encoding dTDP-glucose 4,6-dehydratase has translation MPTWLVTGGAGFIGGNFVLEAVRQGIRVVNLDVLTYAGNLDTLKSIQGDANHVFVQGDIGDAGLVESLLSEHRPDAVINFAAESHVDRSIDGPAAFVQTNVVGTLALLEKVRDYWKTLSGAASDTFRFLHVSTDEVYGTLGETGKFTEQTPFAPNSPYSASKAASDHLVRAFHHTYGLPVLTTNCSNNYGPYQFPEKLIPLVIAKALAGESLPVYGDGRNVRDWLFVTDHCAAIRRVLEAGRIGETYNVGGDAERENIVVVKTICKLLDERNPLADGRSRETLIKFVPDRPGHDRRYAIDASKLHSELGWYPTVTFEQGMAQTVEWYLQNQPWVSRVLDGSYRLERIGQA, from the coding sequence GTGCCCACCTGGCTTGTAACCGGCGGCGCCGGTTTTATTGGCGGAAATTTCGTTCTTGAGGCAGTGAGGCAGGGCATCCGGGTCGTAAACCTGGATGTTCTGACGTATGCCGGCAACCTGGATACCCTCAAGTCCATCCAGGGCGATGCCAATCACGTCTTCGTGCAGGGCGACATCGGCGACGCAGGGCTGGTCGAAAGCCTGCTGAGCGAGCATCGTCCCGATGCCGTCATCAACTTTGCCGCCGAAAGCCACGTTGATCGTTCCATCGACGGCCCCGCGGCATTCGTGCAGACCAATGTCGTGGGCACGCTTGCGTTGCTCGAGAAGGTGCGCGACTACTGGAAGACACTGAGCGGCGCGGCCAGCGATACGTTCCGCTTCCTGCACGTCTCGACCGACGAGGTCTATGGAACGCTGGGCGAGACCGGCAAGTTCACCGAGCAGACACCGTTTGCGCCCAACTCGCCCTACTCGGCGTCGAAGGCCGCGTCAGACCACCTGGTGCGCGCCTTCCACCACACTTACGGCCTGCCGGTCCTGACGACCAACTGCTCGAACAACTACGGTCCTTACCAGTTCCCCGAGAAGCTTATTCCGCTGGTGATCGCCAAGGCGCTCGCCGGCGAGTCGCTGCCGGTCTACGGCGACGGACGCAACGTGCGCGACTGGCTGTTCGTCACGGATCACTGCGCGGCGATCCGCCGCGTGCTGGAAGCCGGTCGCATTGGCGAAACCTACAACGTCGGCGGTGATGCCGAGCGCGAGAACATCGTCGTCGTCAAGACGATCTGCAAGCTGCTCGACGAGCGCAACCCGCTGGCCGATGGCCGCAGCCGCGAGACGCTGATCAAGTTCGTGCCGGATCGCCCGGGCCATGATCGCCGCTATGCGATCGACGCGTCCAAGCTGCATTCCGAACTGGGCTGGTATCCGACGGTGACGTTCGAACAGGGCATGGCGCAAACAGTCGAGTGGTACCTGCAGAACCAGCCATGGGTCAGTCGCGTGCTGGACGGCAGCTATCGCCTCGAACGAATCGGCCAGGCCTGA
- the rfbA gene encoding glucose-1-phosphate thymidylyltransferase RfbA: protein MNRKGIILAGGSGTRLYPITQGISKQLLPVYDKPMIYYPLSVLMLAGIREVLIINTPHEQALFRSLLGDGSQWGMQIEYAVQPSPDGLAQAYLIGRDFVAGHPSCLVLGDNIFHGPGLTAMLKRAHERERGATVFGYWVSDPERYGVAEFDQSGKVIGLVEKPAQPKSNYAVTGMYFYDGRACDFASELKPSARNELEITDLNRMYLEDDSLHVELLGRGYAWLDTGTHQSLLEASNYIGTIEARQGLRVCCPEEIAWHNGWIDADRLSELAAPLSKNGYGQYLLSLAKRGHVP from the coding sequence ATGAACCGCAAGGGCATCATCCTGGCCGGAGGCTCGGGAACCCGGCTATATCCGATCACCCAGGGCATCAGCAAGCAGCTGCTGCCGGTATACGACAAGCCGATGATCTACTACCCGCTCAGCGTGCTGATGCTGGCGGGTATCCGCGAAGTACTCATCATCAATACCCCGCACGAGCAGGCGTTGTTCCGCAGCCTCCTTGGTGATGGTTCGCAGTGGGGCATGCAGATCGAGTACGCAGTGCAGCCCAGTCCGGACGGGCTGGCGCAGGCTTACCTGATCGGGCGGGATTTCGTGGCGGGCCATCCCAGCTGCCTGGTGCTCGGTGACAATATTTTCCATGGTCCCGGCCTGACGGCGATGCTCAAGCGCGCCCATGAAAGGGAGCGGGGTGCCACCGTGTTCGGATACTGGGTCAGCGATCCGGAACGCTATGGCGTGGCCGAATTTGACCAGTCCGGCAAGGTCATCGGTCTCGTCGAAAAGCCTGCACAACCCAAGTCCAATTACGCCGTGACCGGCATGTATTTCTACGATGGGCGAGCCTGCGATTTCGCATCCGAGCTCAAGCCGTCCGCGCGCAACGAGCTGGAGATCACCGACCTCAATCGCATGTATCTCGAGGACGACTCGCTGCACGTGGAGCTGCTGGGCCGAGGTTATGCATGGCTCGACACCGGTACGCACCAGTCGCTGCTGGAAGCTTCCAATTACATCGGCACGATCGAGGCGCGGCAGGGGTTGCGTGTGTGCTGCCCGGAAGAAATTGCCTGGCACAATGGCTGGATCGACGCCGATCGTCTGAGCGAACTGGCGGCGCCCCTGTCCAAGAATGGCTACGGCCAGTACCTGCTCAGCCTGGCCAAACGTGGTCATGTTCCGTGA
- the rfbC gene encoding dTDP-4-dehydrorhamnose 3,5-epimerase, whose amino-acid sequence MKIVETDLPGCLVVEPRVFEDDRGYFFESFNADKFAELGLTPNFLQGNVSSSKRGVLRGLHYQWPNPQGKFVSVLEGEVWDVAVDIRRGSPHFGRWTAVLLSAANMRHLWIPEGFAHGFVTLSERSVFTYLCTATYDAQADASIRWNDASLAIDWPVTDVSLSAKDARAPFLDEIAEDRLPVYVP is encoded by the coding sequence GTGAAGATCGTTGAAACCGACTTGCCCGGGTGCCTGGTCGTCGAGCCGCGGGTGTTCGAGGACGACCGGGGGTACTTCTTCGAATCGTTCAATGCGGACAAGTTCGCGGAACTGGGCCTCACGCCCAACTTCCTGCAGGGCAACGTCTCCTCGTCCAAGCGTGGCGTGCTCCGCGGTCTCCACTACCAGTGGCCAAACCCGCAGGGCAAGTTTGTTTCGGTGCTCGAGGGCGAGGTTTGGGACGTTGCCGTCGACATCCGCCGCGGCTCGCCCCATTTCGGTCGCTGGACTGCGGTGCTGCTCAGCGCGGCGAACATGCGCCACCTGTGGATCCCGGAGGGATTCGCACATGGTTTCGTTACGCTGAGCGAGCGTTCGGTCTTCACCTACCTGTGCACAGCCACCTACGACGCACAGGCCGACGCCAGCATCCGCTGGAACGACGCGAGTCTGGCGATCGACTGGCCGGTGACCGATGTATCGCTGTCGGCCAAGGATGCACGGGCTCCATTCCTTGATGAGATTGCCGAGGATCGCCTGCCGGTCTACGTGCCATGA
- the rfbD gene encoding dTDP-4-dehydrorhamnose reductase: MKMLVPGANGQVGHALLRSLATLGEVAATTRSGRLEDGTGCEKFDLADLDAIASLLDRTRPDVVVNAAAYTAVDRAEDDIEAAFRTNAEGPRRLAVECAARGISLVHYSTDYVFDGQGSRPYREDDATAPIGVYGHSKLAGEQAIADSGARHLILRTAWVYGLHGANFLRTMLRVGAERDELRVVADQRGTPTPAWLIADATADILRNGFPESGIVHLVADGETTWHGFAEAIFDEAMSAGLISRRPVVTAITTADYPTRASRPAYSVLDTTRLQQQFGIEPPSWRQALQTLAAART, from the coding sequence ATGAAGATGCTCGTGCCTGGCGCGAACGGTCAGGTAGGGCATGCATTACTGCGCAGCCTGGCGACGCTTGGCGAGGTCGCCGCGACGACGCGTAGTGGCCGGTTGGAGGATGGCACTGGCTGCGAGAAGTTTGACCTGGCCGACCTTGACGCAATCGCGTCGCTGCTGGATCGCACGCGCCCCGATGTCGTCGTCAACGCCGCGGCCTACACTGCGGTCGACCGCGCCGAGGACGACATCGAAGCCGCTTTCCGGACCAATGCCGAAGGACCTCGCCGGCTCGCGGTGGAGTGCGCCGCGCGCGGCATCTCACTGGTGCACTACTCGACCGACTACGTCTTCGACGGGCAGGGAAGCCGCCCGTACCGGGAAGACGATGCAACCGCTCCCATCGGTGTCTATGGCCACAGCAAGCTGGCCGGCGAACAGGCGATTGCCGACAGCGGCGCGCGTCACCTGATCCTGCGCACGGCGTGGGTCTATGGCCTGCACGGTGCCAACTTCCTGCGCACGATGCTGCGTGTCGGCGCCGAGCGCGACGAACTGCGCGTGGTCGCCGACCAGCGTGGCACGCCAACGCCGGCCTGGCTGATTGCCGACGCAACCGCCGACATCCTGCGCAATGGCTTCCCGGAATCGGGCATCGTCCACCTCGTCGCCGACGGGGAAACCACGTGGCATGGCTTTGCCGAGGCGATCTTCGACGAGGCCATGTCGGCCGGCCTGATTTCGCGGCGTCCGGTTGTGACGGCCATCACGACTGCAGACTACCCGACGCGCGCCAGCCGCCCGGCCTATTCCGTGCTCGATACCACCCGGCTGCAGCAGCAATTCGGCATCGAACCGCCCTCGTGGCGCCAAGCGCTGCAAACCCTCGCTGCCGCAAGGACATAA